In Bythopirellula goksoeyrii, a single window of DNA contains:
- a CDS encoding AMP nucleosidase — MVTKLDLARDWLPRYTGMPLEKFGDYVLLTNFRTYVSKFAKKFGCEVHGEDRPMQAATNEDGLTIVNFGIGSPNAATVMDLLTAYHPEAVLFLGKCGGLKTSTEIGNFILPIGAIRGEGTSDDYLPKLVPALPSFKLHKFVSDKLVERKLDYRTGVIYTTNRRVWEHDEQFKARLVEYTPIAIDMEVATLFIVGHKNEISRGALLLVSDLPMSEHGIKTQASDAKVDSNWSDVHLEIGIESLTEIGEKGEKIKHFRY, encoded by the coding sequence ATGGTCACGAAACTGGATCTCGCGAGGGATTGGCTTCCGCGCTATACGGGTATGCCCCTCGAAAAGTTTGGTGACTACGTGCTGCTGACCAACTTTCGTACTTACGTCAGCAAGTTTGCCAAGAAGTTTGGTTGTGAAGTGCATGGCGAAGATCGTCCCATGCAGGCCGCCACTAATGAAGATGGGTTGACCATTGTTAACTTTGGTATTGGCTCGCCAAATGCGGCGACCGTGATGGATTTGCTGACGGCATATCATCCAGAAGCGGTCTTGTTTCTGGGGAAATGCGGAGGGCTCAAGACCTCGACAGAGATTGGGAATTTCATCCTGCCAATCGGTGCAATACGTGGTGAGGGAACTTCAGACGATTATTTGCCAAAATTGGTGCCGGCGTTGCCATCCTTCAAACTCCATAAATTCGTTTCCGACAAACTCGTGGAACGCAAACTTGATTATCGTACCGGCGTCATCTACACCACAAATCGACGAGTTTGGGAGCACGATGAACAATTCAAGGCTCGTTTAGTTGAATACACTCCGATTGCGATCGATATGGAAGTTGCCACGCTGTTTATCGTCGGACACAAGAATGAGATTTCTCGCGGAGCGTTGTTGTTAGTTTCCGATTTGCCGATGTCCGAGCATGGCATCAAGACCCAGGCAAGCGATGCTAAAGTAGATTCCAATTGGTCGGACGTCCACTTGGAAATCGGGATTGAATCACTTACCGAGATAGGCGAGAAGGGCGAGAAGATTAAGCATTTCCGCTACTAG
- a CDS encoding sulfatase family protein — protein sequence MNGRYPRFLVLLLAACIVCLGQLQGARAEQESATDLPNIVVIFIDDMGYADIGPFGATEYPTPNLDRMASEGRIFTDFHAATAVCSASRAALLTGCYPERVNILGALSPDAKFGLNNDELTLAEVCKQRGYATAIFGKWHLGHLPPFLPLQHGFDEYFGLPYSNDMWPQHPDIVNLPPETRRRKQRYPNLPLFDGNRVVDEEVTAEDQAQLTTWYTERAVDFINRNAKHPFFLYVPHSMVHVPLFVSSKFRDKSGGGLYGDVVMEIDWSVGQILDAISKNKLDEKTLVVFTSDNGPWLNYGNHAGSAKPLREGKGTMFEGGYREPCIMRWPGKIPADTKCDEFATTMDLLPTVADLIGVKLPADRIIDGRDILPLMSGEPDAVSPHDMFYCYYGGELQAVRDPRWKLHFPHQYRTLAGKRGGVDGTPVPYSQRKTGLELYDLKNDVAETHNVARRHPQIVARLKAGAENARATLGDKLTQREGSQVRPHGTAE from the coding sequence ATGAACGGACGTTATCCCAGATTTCTTGTCTTGCTTCTAGCCGCATGCATCGTCTGTCTGGGACAGCTTCAAGGCGCACGTGCGGAGCAAGAGTCGGCGACAGACTTACCGAACATCGTCGTTATCTTTATCGACGATATGGGCTATGCCGATATTGGTCCATTCGGTGCCACCGAGTATCCCACGCCCAACCTGGACCGGATGGCCAGCGAGGGCCGCATCTTCACCGATTTTCATGCGGCCACGGCCGTTTGCTCTGCTTCACGGGCGGCCCTGCTCACAGGGTGCTATCCCGAGAGGGTGAACATTCTCGGTGCGTTGTCGCCTGATGCGAAGTTCGGCCTCAACAACGATGAGTTGACGTTGGCCGAGGTTTGCAAACAGCGTGGATATGCCACGGCGATATTCGGGAAATGGCACCTAGGGCATCTACCGCCTTTTCTTCCATTACAACATGGTTTTGATGAGTATTTCGGCCTGCCGTACTCCAACGACATGTGGCCCCAGCATCCAGATATCGTAAATCTTCCACCAGAAACTAGAAGGCGAAAGCAACGCTATCCAAACCTTCCCCTGTTTGACGGCAATCGAGTCGTTGACGAAGAGGTAACCGCTGAAGACCAGGCCCAATTGACGACTTGGTACACCGAGCGGGCAGTCGACTTTATAAACCGCAACGCGAAACATCCATTTTTTCTCTACGTACCCCACTCGATGGTCCATGTGCCCCTGTTCGTATCCAGTAAATTTCGCGACAAGAGTGGAGGCGGCCTCTATGGTGATGTTGTGATGGAAATTGACTGGTCCGTGGGTCAAATCCTCGACGCCATTTCAAAAAATAAACTCGACGAAAAGACGCTGGTCGTCTTCACCTCAGATAATGGACCTTGGCTAAACTACGGCAACCACGCGGGCTCGGCCAAGCCATTGCGTGAGGGAAAAGGGACCATGTTCGAGGGGGGGTATCGAGAACCCTGCATCATGCGCTGGCCGGGGAAGATTCCCGCTGATACGAAATGCGACGAGTTTGCAACCACTATGGATTTGCTCCCCACCGTGGCGGATCTGATTGGAGTCAAACTGCCAGCAGACCGAATTATCGACGGCAGAGATATTTTGCCGCTTATGTCTGGCGAACCGGATGCTGTGAGTCCTCATGACATGTTTTATTGCTATTATGGGGGCGAATTGCAGGCAGTCCGCGATCCTCGCTGGAAGCTGCACTTTCCACATCAATATCGAACTTTGGCTGGCAAGCGAGGCGGAGTAGATGGCACGCCCGTTCCTTACAGCCAACGCAAGACGGGGTTGGAGCTCTATGACTTAAAGAACGACGTGGCGGAGACGCACAATGTGGCTCGCCGACACCCGCAGATTGTCGCGCGACTGAAGGCGGGTGCCGAAAACGCCCGAGCGACGCTTGGTGACAAACTTACACAACGCGAGGGTTCCCAGGTCCGCCCACATGGGACTGCTGAGTGA
- a CDS encoding thymidine phosphorylase produces the protein MNPVWTIAKKRDGEELSATEIGEFIAGYACGDIPDYQMSAMAMAIYLRGMTTAEIAALTDSMLESGACFEWPAGGLPKVDKHSTGGIGDKVSLPLAPMLACCDLQVPMISGRGLGATGGTLDKLESIPGYRTDLSMDEMRAVTENVGCVISGATSDLVPADRKLYALRDVTGTVPSIPLITGSIMSKKLAEGLDALVLDVKFGSGAFMKTAELARDLAESMVATGRRMNVATTAVLTDMNQPLGRMVGNAVEVDESVAALEGEGPEDLMEVTLALGAELLLSTKKSESIETARKQLQKTIDSGAAREKFAQMVAAQGGNLDASREVAPASDVAAGRGGYIASMDTEKLGQAVIAMRGGRRKLGDVLDLSTGFEMLVRLGDKVEVGQSLARLFSPANVADEGRELFLSAVQISDEPPTVGPLILDRVS, from the coding sequence ATGAATCCGGTTTGGACGATTGCCAAAAAACGTGACGGTGAAGAACTTTCTGCTACAGAGATTGGCGAGTTCATCGCCGGATACGCGTGCGGTGACATACCCGACTACCAGATGTCTGCCATGGCCATGGCGATCTACCTCCGCGGGATGACCACGGCGGAAATCGCTGCGCTCACGGACAGCATGCTTGAATCAGGGGCCTGTTTCGAGTGGCCTGCGGGTGGCCTGCCGAAAGTCGACAAACATTCGACCGGTGGTATCGGCGATAAGGTCTCGCTGCCCCTTGCTCCGATGCTTGCCTGCTGCGATTTGCAGGTGCCAATGATTTCGGGCCGAGGACTAGGAGCGACAGGTGGCACTCTCGATAAGCTCGAATCGATTCCTGGTTACCGCACCGATCTTTCGATGGATGAAATGCGAGCCGTCACCGAGAATGTAGGCTGCGTGATCAGCGGTGCCACCTCCGATCTGGTGCCCGCCGATAGAAAGCTTTATGCACTGCGCGATGTGACCGGTACGGTTCCCTCGATTCCGCTCATCACGGGGAGCATCATGAGCAAAAAGCTGGCCGAAGGGCTCGATGCTTTGGTACTCGACGTGAAATTCGGCAGCGGAGCCTTCATGAAGACGGCGGAGCTTGCGCGAGACCTGGCTGAGTCGATGGTCGCGACGGGTCGCCGGATGAACGTAGCAACCACGGCAGTGCTAACGGACATGAATCAGCCTCTGGGCCGGATGGTAGGCAACGCGGTTGAAGTCGATGAATCGGTGGCTGCCTTGGAAGGGGAGGGCCCTGAGGATCTTATGGAAGTGACACTTGCTCTTGGAGCGGAGTTGTTGCTTTCCACGAAGAAATCCGAATCAATCGAGACGGCTCGCAAGCAACTTCAAAAAACTATCGATTCTGGTGCGGCACGAGAAAAATTTGCCCAGATGGTCGCTGCCCAGGGTGGCAATCTCGATGCTTCTCGAGAGGTTGCGCCGGCGAGCGACGTCGCTGCAGGGCGCGGCGGCTACATCGCTTCCATGGATACGGAAAAACTCGGCCAGGCAGTGATCGCCATGCGAGGCGGACGAAGGAAACTAGGGGATGTCCTTGATCTTTCCACAGGTTTCGAGATGCTGGTCAGGCTCGGTGACAAGGTAGAAGTCGGTCAGTCGCTTGCCAGACTCTTTTCACCGGCTAACGTGGCCGACGAGGGGCGAGAGTTGTTTCTCTCGGCGGTTCAAATCTCCGATGAACCACCCACAGTCGGCCCACTGATTCTGGATCGAGTGAGTTAG
- a CDS encoding nucleoside deaminase, translating to MIDPAELMQLAIETCREGLAHGQSPFGCAIAIGDEVVARAHNTVVMSTDITAHAEVNAIRLGCKTVDDIFLTDAVVATTCEPCPMCMAALHWARVGTVYYGATIADADTSGFNELQLPAAELLRIGGSKVELIGGLLVDECRELFELWQASPSKHAY from the coding sequence ATGATTGATCCTGCCGAATTGATGCAACTCGCAATAGAGACTTGCCGTGAGGGATTAGCCCATGGCCAAAGTCCCTTCGGTTGTGCGATTGCCATCGGAGATGAAGTGGTTGCCAGGGCACACAACACGGTGGTGATGTCCACAGATATTACGGCACACGCAGAGGTGAACGCGATTCGTTTGGGGTGCAAGACAGTTGACGACATATTCCTTACCGATGCAGTTGTAGCAACGACCTGCGAACCGTGTCCGATGTGTATGGCCGCGCTGCATTGGGCCCGAGTGGGGACGGTATACTACGGTGCAACGATTGCTGACGCAGACACTTCGGGTTTCAATGAGTTGCAACTACCAGCAGCCGAGTTGTTGCGTATTGGTGGCAGCAAAGTGGAGCTCATTGGTGGACTACTGGTCGACGAGTGTCGAGAATTATTTGAGCTATGGCAAGCAAGCCCCAGTAAGCATGCTTACTGA
- the trpS gene encoding tryptophan--tRNA ligase, translating to MRVLSGIQPTGRPHWGNYFGAIVQYIALQDAEQAYYFIANLHALTTVRDKQLLSQYSLDAAMDLLALGLDPQKAVLFVQSDVPEVSELCWILLTGTPMGLLERCHAYKDKKAKGLAADAGLFAYPVLQAADILAYDSDTVPVGEDQVQHIEVCRDIAGSFNHQYGEVFVLPKAKVLDSSARVPGTDGEKMSKSYNNTLAVFEAANIQKKQIMRIATDSRPMDDPKDPQSDVLYLLYSLVAPESDREEMADLYRRGGFGYGDVKKKLAEAAEAFFAEARSRREDWQSRPDDVRDILASGAAKARQKAGEVLSRSQEASGLKGY from the coding sequence ATGCGTGTACTTAGCGGAATCCAACCAACTGGCCGGCCTCATTGGGGTAATTATTTTGGCGCGATCGTGCAGTACATTGCGCTGCAGGATGCCGAGCAGGCCTACTATTTTATTGCGAATTTGCATGCTCTCACCACGGTGCGCGACAAACAGCTACTCTCGCAATACTCTCTCGATGCCGCGATGGATCTGCTGGCTCTGGGCCTCGATCCCCAGAAGGCAGTACTCTTTGTGCAATCGGATGTCCCTGAGGTGAGCGAACTGTGTTGGATTTTGCTCACAGGGACGCCGATGGGGCTCCTCGAGCGTTGTCACGCTTACAAGGACAAGAAGGCCAAGGGTCTCGCCGCCGACGCAGGTCTGTTCGCCTATCCTGTTCTGCAAGCAGCCGACATTCTTGCCTACGACAGCGATACGGTCCCGGTCGGCGAAGATCAGGTGCAGCACATCGAAGTCTGTCGTGATATTGCTGGTAGTTTTAACCATCAGTATGGCGAAGTCTTCGTGCTGCCGAAGGCGAAGGTGCTCGATAGCTCTGCCCGTGTGCCGGGGACGGATGGCGAGAAGATGTCGAAGAGCTACAACAATACCTTGGCAGTTTTTGAAGCTGCCAACATACAGAAAAAGCAGATCATGCGGATCGCCACCGATTCGCGGCCGATGGACGATCCCAAGGACCCGCAGAGCGATGTTTTGTATTTGCTCTATTCGCTGGTCGCCCCCGAAAGCGATCGCGAAGAGATGGCAGATCTGTATCGGCGCGGTGGGTTTGGCTATGGAGATGTGAAGAAAAAATTGGCAGAAGCGGCGGAAGCCTTTTTTGCAGAAGCCCGATCGCGACGCGAAGACTGGCAGAGCCGCCCTGACGACGTGAGAGATATTTTGGCTTCTGGAGCTGCAAAAGCACGACAAAAGGCAGGGGAAGTTCTCTCGCGGTCCCAAGAGGCAAGTGGGCTCAAGGGTTATTGA
- a CDS encoding purine-nucleoside phosphorylase, translated as MQEVAKQIAAAADAVRQRWDITPRAGIVLGSGLADLAEKIDVDQSLDYTEIPHFPRTTALGHKGRLVCGHLADVPVVAFQGRFHLYEGYTAQQAAQPTRLSRALGADTLIVSNAAGGVNPRYKVGDVMVIDDQINLLFNNPLIGVNDDDLGPRFPDMSAPYDLDLQETATKIARQHNFPLHRGVYLAMLGPTYETRAEYRMARYLGADVVGMSTVPEVIAARHADMRVLGLSTITNVGSPDAPNGTSGHDVIAAAKLATDKLTKIVQGVVATLSD; from the coding sequence ATGCAAGAAGTGGCCAAACAGATCGCAGCCGCTGCTGATGCAGTCCGCCAGCGGTGGGATATCACGCCTCGAGCAGGGATCGTGCTCGGCTCAGGGTTGGCGGATTTAGCTGAGAAGATCGATGTAGACCAATCGCTCGACTACACCGAAATTCCCCATTTCCCCCGCACCACTGCTCTCGGCCATAAGGGGCGTTTGGTATGCGGCCATCTAGCCGACGTACCCGTCGTCGCGTTTCAAGGTCGGTTTCATCTCTATGAGGGTTACACCGCCCAGCAGGCAGCGCAGCCCACGCGCCTGTCGCGTGCTTTAGGAGCCGACACATTGATTGTGTCTAATGCTGCCGGAGGGGTGAATCCTCGTTATAAGGTTGGCGACGTGATGGTGATCGACGACCAGATCAACTTGCTTTTCAACAATCCGCTAATTGGTGTGAATGACGATGATCTAGGACCGCGATTCCCGGATATGTCAGCCCCCTACGATCTCGATTTGCAGGAAACCGCCACTAAGATTGCTCGTCAGCATAACTTCCCGTTGCATCGGGGGGTTTACCTAGCCATGTTGGGTCCCACCTACGAAACCCGTGCCGAATATCGCATGGCACGCTACTTAGGCGCCGATGTGGTGGGGATGTCTACTGTGCCCGAAGTAATTGCAGCTCGCCATGCCGACATGCGAGTACTTGGTTTATCGACAATCACGAATGTTGGTTCCCCCGATGCTCCCAACGGAACTTCTGGTCATGACGTAATTGCCGCGGCAAAGTTGGCTACGGATAAACTGACGAAAATCGTTCAAGGTGTGGTCGCAACACTCTCAGATTGA
- the deoC gene encoding deoxyribose-phosphate aldolase — protein sequence MPPSVVALIDHAVLSPTQTDADLRAACTMCMEVGTASVCVKPAMVSLAGELLAGSKVVPSTVIGFPHGGTTTGTKVRETEIACLDGAREVDMVVNIGRVLQKDWDYVTADIRAVVEAVNAGGAITKVIFETGLLPEDAMKIKLCEICEEADAAFVKTSTGFGFVKSADGSLQSTGATENDIRLMCKHTSDKLQVKASGGIRSYDDACRFVSLGATRLGTSGTLAIAQGERGEKTESSAGY from the coding sequence ATGCCTCCATCTGTTGTAGCTCTAATTGATCATGCCGTTTTGAGTCCGACCCAAACCGATGCCGATCTGCGCGCGGCGTGCACCATGTGTATGGAAGTAGGGACCGCGAGCGTTTGCGTGAAGCCAGCGATGGTTTCGCTGGCAGGTGAATTGCTCGCCGGATCGAAGGTGGTTCCCAGCACGGTAATTGGGTTTCCGCACGGGGGAACGACCACTGGCACGAAGGTCCGCGAGACAGAAATCGCGTGTCTGGACGGTGCCCGTGAGGTGGATATGGTGGTCAATATTGGTCGGGTCCTGCAGAAGGATTGGGACTACGTGACGGCAGACATTCGGGCCGTAGTCGAGGCGGTGAACGCTGGAGGTGCCATCACCAAAGTGATCTTCGAGACGGGGCTACTGCCGGAAGACGCGATGAAGATTAAGCTCTGTGAAATCTGCGAAGAGGCAGACGCCGCATTTGTGAAGACCTCCACGGGATTCGGTTTTGTGAAGTCCGCTGATGGATCGCTCCAGTCCACGGGTGCAACTGAAAACGACATTCGCCTGATGTGCAAACACACGAGCGACAAGCTACAAGTGAAGGCCTCGGGGGGAATTCGCAGTTATGACGATGCGTGTCGATTTGTGTCCTTGGGGGCCACCCGGCTTGGCACCAGCGGTACATTGGCAATTGCCCAAGGTGAGCGTGGCGAGAAAACTGAGAGCTCAGCAGGATACTGA
- a CDS encoding purine-nucleoside phosphorylase: protein MLELYDQAQAAAEAIRQQWDHTPRAGIILGTGLGGFADRIEGALAIDYEKIPNFPSSTAVSHRGRLVCGILEGVPVMAMEGRFHQYEGYPLKQITLPVRVMKAMGAELMIVTHAVGGLNPYYLPGDVMIIDDQINLMGDNPLVGINDDRLGPRFPDMSAPYTSELISLGQEIARREDFPVQRGVMVAVTGPNLETRAEYRFLRQIGADVVGMSTVPEVIVAVHCGMRVFGLSVVTDMCLPDSLKPANVEEIIAVANSAEPKLRALVLGVLAHERSRGN from the coding sequence ATGTTAGAACTCTACGATCAAGCACAAGCGGCTGCCGAAGCGATTCGACAGCAATGGGATCATACGCCTCGAGCGGGTATCATCTTGGGGACCGGCCTCGGAGGATTTGCCGATCGTATCGAAGGAGCCTTGGCGATCGACTATGAAAAGATCCCCAACTTTCCAAGCTCAACCGCTGTCAGCCACCGGGGAAGATTGGTTTGTGGGATCTTGGAAGGCGTTCCCGTGATGGCCATGGAAGGGCGCTTTCATCAATACGAAGGTTACCCCCTCAAGCAGATCACTCTCCCGGTGCGGGTGATGAAGGCAATGGGTGCTGAGTTGATGATTGTTACGCATGCCGTCGGCGGGCTGAATCCGTACTATTTGCCCGGCGACGTGATGATTATCGACGATCAAATCAACCTCATGGGAGACAACCCCTTAGTTGGCATCAACGATGATCGCTTGGGGCCTCGTTTTCCGGACATGAGTGCTCCCTATACTTCCGAACTGATCTCGCTCGGCCAGGAGATCGCCCGCCGCGAGGATTTCCCCGTGCAGCGTGGCGTGATGGTGGCCGTTACCGGGCCCAATCTGGAAACTCGGGCCGAGTATCGTTTTCTCCGACAGATAGGGGCCGACGTTGTCGGCATGTCCACGGTGCCTGAGGTGATTGTCGCGGTCCATTGTGGGATGCGAGTGTTTGGGCTTTCGGTCGTTACCGATATGTGTCTGCCAGACTCTCTGAAGCCAGCCAATGTAGAAGAAATCATAGCAGTGGCGAATTCTGCAGAACCGAAGCTCCGTGCCCTCGTGTTGGGTGTGTTGGCCCACGAGCGATCGCGAGGAAATTAG
- the acpS gene encoding holo-ACP synthase translates to MALQIIGIGTDIIECLRIAQMIDRHGELFISRVYTPHEIAYCSTKKAATQHYAGRWAAKEAVLKALGTGWRKGISWRDIEVRNQPSGAPTIALCGGAREVLEKSGIAKMHISISHCRSHATAYAIAEGEVPNDF, encoded by the coding sequence GTGGCGCTGCAAATCATTGGCATTGGTACTGACATCATCGAGTGTTTGCGAATTGCGCAAATGATCGACCGCCACGGTGAGTTGTTCATCAGTCGCGTATACACGCCGCACGAAATCGCGTACTGTTCCACCAAGAAAGCTGCCACGCAACATTATGCTGGTCGTTGGGCTGCTAAAGAGGCGGTACTTAAGGCACTCGGTACGGGTTGGAGAAAGGGAATCAGTTGGCGCGATATTGAAGTTCGCAATCAGCCCAGTGGAGCTCCCACCATTGCACTCTGTGGTGGAGCCCGCGAAGTACTCGAGAAATCGGGTATCGCAAAAATGCACATCAGTATTTCGCATTGCCGTAGCCATGCGACAGCCTACGCCATCGCCGAAGGGGAAGTTCCAAACGACTTTTGA